One stretch of Corynebacterium auriscanis DNA includes these proteins:
- a CDS encoding adenylate/guanylate cyclase domain-containing protein, with the protein MKQFIRYLSWAWGTSWPLYAAMILFTNVIGALGVATFLRFLIPLPAARNLMKLDPTTATLYALYFALAVVAGVITTLVFFAPVLRWQRNPTAYDPNMMRNLVLRIPFLQTITGAVLWFIGVILFTVVAARYSPEWAITVAVTSTFGGFMVGLVTYMVAERLVRPIAARALQRGTLEQSRPAPLSRRLMMTWLMTSAVPVVGMMLLIFGQARGFFPVDGDELLPALLALGITTLLSGFSGTFLFAMAVADPIRELQYAINRVRRGSVDTTVRIYDSSEIGVLQAGFNEMMRGLRERQRVSDLFGRYVGTEVARRALEEKPELGGEARQVAVLFVDVIGSTGFAAQRSPEHVVKALNGFFDRVVDVIHSNKGIINKFEGDAALAVFGAPFPLEDSAGHALAAARELQQQLRGLEFEAGIGVAAGSVVAGHIGARDRFEYTVIGDAVNQAARITDLAKETPGRVLTSAATLRTANEAEQRRWTLMKSVELRGRREMTQLARPLRETMAEGT; encoded by the coding sequence ATGAAACAATTCATTCGCTACCTGTCCTGGGCCTGGGGAACCTCCTGGCCCTTGTACGCAGCGATGATTTTGTTTACTAACGTCATCGGCGCATTGGGTGTGGCCACGTTCCTCCGCTTCCTGATTCCGCTGCCCGCGGCCCGGAACCTGATGAAGTTGGACCCCACGACCGCCACCCTGTATGCGCTGTACTTTGCACTGGCGGTTGTCGCGGGCGTAATCACAACCCTTGTATTCTTCGCGCCTGTTTTACGGTGGCAGCGCAATCCCACGGCCTACGACCCGAACATGATGCGCAATCTTGTCCTGCGCATCCCTTTCCTGCAGACGATCACCGGTGCTGTGTTGTGGTTCATCGGAGTAATCCTGTTCACCGTGGTGGCCGCGAGGTATTCGCCCGAGTGGGCAATCACAGTGGCCGTGACCTCGACATTCGGCGGATTCATGGTCGGCCTGGTCACCTACATGGTCGCCGAGCGCCTGGTCCGGCCCATTGCTGCGCGCGCTCTCCAGCGCGGCACATTGGAGCAATCCCGCCCCGCCCCGCTGTCACGGCGCCTCATGATGACGTGGCTGATGACCTCCGCCGTTCCCGTCGTGGGCATGATGCTGCTGATCTTCGGACAAGCCCGCGGTTTCTTCCCCGTCGATGGCGATGAACTGCTGCCAGCCCTGTTGGCGCTTGGTATCACCACTTTGCTCAGCGGCTTTTCGGGCACGTTCCTGTTTGCGATGGCTGTAGCAGACCCCATCCGCGAGTTGCAGTATGCCATTAACCGCGTGCGCCGCGGGTCCGTGGATACCACCGTCCGCATCTACGATTCTTCAGAAATCGGCGTGCTCCAGGCCGGTTTCAACGAGATGATGCGCGGTCTGCGCGAACGCCAGCGCGTCAGCGACCTGTTCGGCCGTTACGTGGGCACGGAGGTCGCCCGGCGCGCCCTCGAGGAGAAACCCGAACTGGGCGGAGAGGCCCGGCAGGTAGCCGTCCTTTTCGTCGACGTCATCGGCTCCACTGGCTTTGCCGCGCAGCGCTCCCCAGAACACGTCGTGAAGGCCCTCAACGGCTTCTTCGATCGTGTGGTTGATGTCATCCACTCGAACAAGGGCATCATCAACAAGTTCGAAGGCGATGCGGCTCTGGCCGTATTCGGCGCTCCTTTCCCCCTGGAGGACTCGGCGGGCCATGCCCTCGCCGCGGCTCGCGAACTACAACAGCAACTTCGCGGATTGGAATTCGAAGCGGGCATTGGCGTGGCTGCCGGGTCAGTCGTTGCAGGTCACATCGGCGCTCGTGACCGCTTTGAGTACACCGTTATTGGCGACGCCGTGAATCAAGCCGCTCGCATTACTGACCTGGCGAAGGAAACCCCCGGCCGCGTGCTCACCAGTGCTGCCACCCTGCGCACCGCTAATGAGGCCGAGCAGCGCCGATGGACGCTCATGAAGTCCGTAGAGCTACGCGGGCGCCGAGAGATGACACAGCTGGCCCGCCCGCTACGCGAAACGATGGCTGAGGGTACCTAG
- a CDS encoding CoA transferase gives MTTQREEQTAGTTAAGTAAPRAGEGLAFTVVSLAPNLPGPLAARRLAELGGDVTKVEAPSGDPMAQYCPQYYEEMTETQSIVALNLKDSKGMTALQELLVDADILLTSQRPAALERMGLGWEDLHARFPRLSQVAIVGHAGEGADVAGHDLTYQADAGTLSRDVEGNPIMPRIPVADMAGSERAVVEAMAALYETHITGEGTYREVALAGMAEVFGEPARFGLMTDGLLGGSLPQYSLYPAAEGWVAVALLEPHFVNGFMQAVAADELASELRDVSAQALADLFATKPAQWWEAWARKHGLPITAVKG, from the coding sequence ATGACTACACAGCGAGAAGAACAGACTGCCGGTACGACTGCAGCAGGCACGGCAGCACCGCGGGCGGGGGAGGGTTTGGCGTTTACAGTCGTGAGCTTGGCGCCGAACCTGCCAGGGCCTTTAGCCGCTCGACGCCTGGCTGAACTCGGCGGTGATGTGACCAAGGTAGAGGCGCCGTCCGGGGATCCGATGGCGCAGTACTGTCCGCAGTATTACGAGGAAATGACGGAAACGCAGTCCATAGTTGCCCTGAATTTGAAGGATTCGAAGGGGATGACAGCACTGCAGGAGCTACTGGTGGATGCCGACATCTTGCTGACTTCCCAGCGTCCTGCGGCCCTGGAACGCATGGGCTTGGGGTGGGAAGACCTGCATGCACGCTTCCCCCGGCTGAGCCAGGTGGCGATCGTGGGGCACGCCGGGGAGGGTGCCGATGTGGCCGGGCACGACCTGACGTATCAAGCGGATGCGGGGACCTTGAGCCGGGACGTAGAGGGAAACCCAATCATGCCGCGGATTCCCGTGGCGGATATGGCTGGGTCGGAACGCGCGGTGGTCGAGGCAATGGCCGCACTATACGAAACCCACATCACCGGTGAGGGCACGTACCGGGAGGTGGCCCTGGCCGGGATGGCGGAGGTCTTCGGTGAACCCGCGCGCTTCGGGTTGATGACAGACGGGTTGCTGGGTGGCTCGTTGCCACAGTATTCGCTGTACCCGGCGGCGGAGGGATGGGTGGCCGTGGCGCTGTTGGAACCGCACTTTGTGAATGGGTTCATGCAGGCGGTCGCGGCCGATGAGCTAGCGAGTGAGCTGAGGGATGTCTCGGCGCAGGCCCTAGCGGATTTGTTCGCCACCAAGCCCGCGCAGTGGTGGGAAGCTTGGGCGCGGAAGCACGGGCTGCCCATCACAGCAGTGAAGGGTTAA
- a CDS encoding acyl-CoA dehydrogenase family protein gives MSFITDYRSPWMTDDLDSLAVLTREFFNRESVPHFEKWARNQQVDRDLWTKAGSAGLLCLSVPEEFGGGGGSFAHEAVVQYEQAYVGDSSFGNFVHSGIVAPYFTNYATEEQKKRWLPKLASGEYVGAIAMTEPGTGSDLQGIKTTAKRDGDDYVINGSKTFITNGSHADLIIVVCRTGGAGHAGISLVAIETKDLEGFSRGRVLNKIGMKGQDTRELFFQDMRVPAGNLLGEEGQGFIYLMQQLPQERLSIAIGAIAAAEAAIQQTIEYTKQRDAFGKPVFSFQNTRFELAECATEALAVRTFVDHCIQQHVAGKLDPATASAVKCLATDKQVEIIDRCLQLFGGYGYMLEYPIARAYADARVQKIYGGTNEIMKELISRDL, from the coding sequence ATGTCTTTTATCACTGACTACCGCTCGCCCTGGATGACGGACGACCTGGACAGTCTTGCAGTACTTACGCGGGAATTCTTTAACCGGGAATCCGTGCCGCACTTCGAAAAATGGGCCCGCAACCAACAAGTTGATCGGGATTTGTGGACCAAAGCAGGAAGCGCCGGCCTATTGTGTTTGTCCGTGCCGGAGGAATTCGGTGGCGGTGGGGGTAGCTTCGCCCACGAAGCCGTTGTGCAGTACGAGCAGGCGTACGTGGGCGATTCCTCGTTCGGAAACTTTGTGCATTCGGGCATCGTGGCTCCGTACTTCACGAATTACGCCACGGAAGAGCAAAAGAAGCGTTGGTTGCCCAAGCTAGCTTCGGGCGAGTACGTGGGCGCTATTGCTATGACGGAACCCGGTACGGGCTCTGATCTGCAAGGGATCAAAACGACTGCGAAACGCGATGGGGATGACTACGTCATCAACGGCTCAAAAACCTTCATCACGAATGGATCGCACGCGGATCTCATTATCGTTGTATGCCGTACGGGAGGGGCCGGGCATGCCGGGATCTCCCTCGTCGCCATTGAGACCAAGGACTTGGAAGGTTTCAGCCGGGGTCGCGTGCTCAACAAGATTGGTATGAAGGGCCAAGATACGCGTGAACTTTTCTTCCAAGATATGCGAGTTCCCGCCGGTAACCTGCTGGGCGAAGAGGGGCAGGGCTTCATCTACCTCATGCAGCAGCTTCCGCAAGAGCGGCTTTCCATCGCAATCGGGGCAATCGCGGCTGCGGAGGCCGCTATTCAGCAAACGATTGAATACACCAAGCAGCGCGATGCTTTTGGGAAGCCCGTGTTTTCCTTCCAGAACACCCGTTTTGAGCTGGCGGAATGCGCTACGGAAGCCCTGGCAGTGCGAACCTTCGTGGATCACTGCATTCAGCAGCATGTGGCTGGCAAGCTGGATCCCGCCACCGCATCGGCCGTGAAGTGCTTGGCCACCGACAAGCAGGTGGAGATCATTGACCGTTGCTTGCAGCTCTTCGGTGGCTACGGTTACATGCTTGAGTATCCCATTGCCCGGGCGTACGCCGATGCTCGCGTGCAGAAAATCTACGGCGGCACCAACGAGATTATGAAGGAACTCATCTCCAGGGACCTGTAG
- the topA gene encoding type I DNA topoisomerase, whose translation MAKDDLKRLVIVESATKARKIAPYLGPNYIVEASVGHIRDLPRGAADVPAKYKKEPWARLGVNVNNDFEPLYVVSADKKKKVSDLKSKLKQVDELYLATDPDREGEAIAWHLLEVLKPKVPVRRMVFHEITKPAILAAAQDTRELDQDLVEAQEARRVLDRLYGYEVSPVLWKKVMPRLSAGRVQSVATRVIVERERERMAFVSAEYWDLAAQLILQAGGLDGEPDHFEARLATVGGKRVAQGRDFADDGTLKSDAVILDGGSATALAEDLTGSDLQVRGVEEKPYTRRPYPPFMTSTLQQEAARKLRFTSERTMRIAQRLYENGHITYMRTDSTTLSQSGMQAARAQAKELYGAKFVADAPRQYNRKVKNSQEAHEAIRPAGETFATPGQLSGQLDAEEYKLYELIWQRTVASQMADAKGMSMKVTVAGSSSKTTDIPGVDTQDVEFTATGRTLTFPGFLKAYVEFSSTGDGKDVADNAEKRLPVMSQGDALKAREVSAEGHTTNPPARYNEASLVKRMEELGIGRPSTYASIIRTIQDRGYVLPRGNALVPSWVAFAVVGLLEQNFGSLVDYDFTSAMEDELDAIAEGRTDRASWLRGFYFGDESRDKNSPSSAIPRQGGLQHIVGDNLEQIDARRVNSLHLFDDAEGNPIVVRVGRYGPYLERVKPVPAGAPEGTEPEVQRANLPESMTPDGLTLGVAEKLFATPQGGRELGVNPESGRTIVAREGRYGPYVTELLGEDEEAQAVTKAEAQWEAERDEQDREREAEGKRPLSRETKTAQNQKAKRVKELVEASLKPKTASLFSDMEPATVTLDEALKLMSLPREVGVDPSDGELITAQNGRFGPYLKKGSDSRSLDKEEQIFTVTLDEARRIYAEPKRRGRAAAKPPLKQLGDNDVSGKPMSVKEGRFGAYVTDGTTNASLRKGDTPETMTDARANELLSERRAKMDAEGTAPAKSARKSAKKTTKKTAKTGTKKAAKKAVTKSTGKKATKKAPPTLTKRTVKRSR comes from the coding sequence ATGGCTAAGGACGATCTCAAGCGTCTGGTGATTGTGGAGTCTGCGACGAAGGCTCGCAAGATCGCTCCCTATCTGGGCCCCAATTACATCGTCGAAGCTTCTGTTGGACACATCCGCGATCTTCCCCGGGGTGCCGCCGATGTCCCGGCCAAGTATAAGAAAGAGCCGTGGGCGCGCCTGGGCGTCAATGTCAACAACGATTTCGAACCTCTCTACGTTGTCAGCGCCGATAAGAAGAAGAAGGTTTCCGACCTCAAGAGCAAGCTGAAGCAGGTTGACGAACTGTACTTGGCTACCGACCCCGACCGTGAGGGCGAGGCCATTGCCTGGCACCTGCTGGAGGTACTAAAGCCTAAGGTTCCGGTACGCCGCATGGTGTTTCACGAGATCACGAAGCCGGCCATTTTGGCTGCGGCGCAAGATACCCGCGAGTTGGATCAGGATCTGGTTGAAGCTCAGGAAGCCCGTCGCGTGCTGGATCGTTTGTACGGCTACGAGGTTTCCCCGGTGCTGTGGAAAAAGGTTATGCCACGCCTATCCGCAGGTCGTGTGCAGTCGGTGGCTACCCGGGTCATTGTCGAGCGCGAGCGCGAGCGCATGGCATTTGTCTCCGCTGAGTATTGGGATCTTGCAGCTCAATTGATCCTGCAGGCCGGCGGGCTGGACGGTGAACCCGATCATTTCGAAGCCCGCTTGGCTACCGTTGGTGGAAAGCGCGTCGCGCAAGGTCGCGATTTCGCAGACGACGGCACGTTGAAGTCTGATGCGGTCATCCTGGATGGTGGTTCCGCCACGGCGCTGGCCGAGGACCTCACTGGTTCTGATCTGCAGGTGCGCGGGGTAGAGGAAAAGCCCTACACCCGCCGCCCGTACCCACCGTTTATGACCTCGACCCTGCAACAGGAGGCCGCGCGTAAGCTGCGCTTCACTTCGGAGCGCACCATGCGAATTGCGCAACGTCTGTACGAAAACGGACACATTACCTATATGCGTACGGACTCCACCACGTTGAGTCAGTCCGGTATGCAAGCCGCTCGCGCCCAGGCTAAGGAGTTGTACGGCGCGAAGTTCGTCGCAGATGCACCACGTCAATACAACCGCAAGGTCAAGAACTCCCAGGAAGCCCACGAGGCGATTCGTCCGGCCGGTGAGACTTTCGCCACCCCGGGGCAGCTGTCGGGGCAACTCGATGCCGAGGAATACAAGCTGTACGAGCTGATTTGGCAGCGCACTGTGGCTTCGCAGATGGCCGACGCCAAGGGCATGTCGATGAAGGTGACGGTAGCAGGTTCGTCGTCCAAGACCACGGACATCCCCGGCGTGGATACACAAGACGTGGAATTCACGGCAACGGGTCGTACGTTGACCTTTCCTGGATTCTTGAAGGCATATGTGGAGTTCAGCTCCACGGGTGATGGCAAGGACGTGGCCGATAATGCCGAAAAGCGCCTGCCTGTCATGTCGCAGGGTGATGCCCTGAAGGCTCGTGAGGTTTCCGCCGAGGGTCACACCACCAACCCCCCGGCACGGTACAACGAGGCGTCGTTGGTGAAAAGGATGGAAGAGCTGGGTATCGGCCGTCCATCGACGTATGCCTCCATCATCCGCACCATCCAAGATCGTGGTTATGTGCTGCCACGTGGCAATGCGCTGGTTCCGTCGTGGGTGGCATTCGCCGTGGTGGGCCTTCTGGAGCAGAACTTTGGGTCCCTGGTGGATTACGACTTCACCTCGGCGATGGAAGACGAGTTGGATGCCATCGCCGAAGGCCGCACGGATCGCGCAAGTTGGTTGCGCGGGTTCTACTTCGGCGACGAATCACGCGATAAGAATTCCCCCTCATCTGCCATCCCGCGCCAGGGCGGTTTGCAGCACATCGTGGGTGATAACTTGGAGCAGATTGATGCTCGTCGCGTGAACTCACTGCACCTTTTCGACGACGCCGAGGGGAACCCGATTGTGGTTCGCGTGGGCCGTTATGGCCCCTACCTGGAGCGCGTGAAGCCGGTTCCCGCGGGCGCGCCGGAAGGCACGGAGCCGGAAGTTCAGCGGGCTAACTTACCGGAATCTATGACTCCCGACGGGTTGACATTGGGGGTTGCGGAGAAGCTGTTCGCCACCCCGCAAGGCGGCCGTGAGTTGGGCGTTAACCCTGAATCCGGGCGTACGATCGTGGCGCGCGAGGGGCGCTACGGTCCTTATGTCACCGAGCTGCTGGGGGAAGACGAGGAAGCCCAGGCTGTGACGAAGGCCGAAGCGCAGTGGGAAGCCGAGCGGGATGAGCAAGACCGCGAGCGCGAGGCCGAGGGTAAAAGGCCGCTCTCCCGTGAGACGAAGACCGCTCAAAACCAGAAAGCTAAGCGTGTTAAGGAGCTGGTGGAGGCATCACTGAAGCCCAAGACCGCTTCGCTGTTCTCCGATATGGAACCGGCAACCGTCACACTGGATGAAGCATTGAAGCTGATGAGTTTGCCACGCGAAGTTGGCGTGGACCCGTCGGATGGGGAACTGATCACCGCGCAAAACGGGCGGTTCGGCCCGTACCTGAAGAAGGGTAGCGACTCGCGTTCCTTGGACAAGGAAGAGCAGATCTTCACCGTCACGTTGGATGAAGCTCGTCGTATCTATGCCGAGCCAAAGCGACGTGGACGGGCAGCAGCCAAGCCACCGCTGAAGCAGCTCGGCGATAACGACGTATCGGGCAAGCCGATGAGCGTGAAGGAAGGCCGGTTCGGTGCTTATGTTACGGACGGCACGACCAATGCTTCCCTGCGTAAGGGCGATACGCCGGAGACGATGACGGACGCGCGCGCGAATGAGCTGCTCAGCGAGCGTCGCGCGAAGATGGATGCGGAAGGCACGGCCCCGGCGAAGTCCGCGCGTAAGTCTGCGAAGAAGACCACGAAGAAGACGGCGAAAACCGGGACGAAGAAGGCCGCTAAAAAGGCTGTAACGAAGTCAACAGGAAAGAAAGCCACGAAGAAAGCGCCCCCAACATTGACGAAACGGACCGTTAAGCGCTCTCGCTAG
- the cspE gene encoding transcription antiterminator/RNA stability regulator CspE: MAQGTVKWFNAEKGFGFIAPEDGSADVFVHYSEIQGNGFRTLEENQKVEFEIGEGAKGPQAQNVTAL; this comes from the coding sequence ATGGCACAGGGAACCGTTAAGTGGTTCAACGCGGAAAAGGGCTTTGGATTCATCGCCCCTGAAGACGGCTCCGCAGACGTCTTCGTCCACTACTCCGAGATCCAGGGCAATGGATTCCGCACTCTCGAAGAAAATCAGAAGGTCGAATTCGAGATCGGTGAAGGCGCGAAGGGCCCGCAGGCCCAGAACGTCACTGCTCTCTAA
- a CDS encoding DEAD/DEAH box helicase has protein sequence MTAVENRGSNAGLGDEVLSELRRALTRSTCTHVKHIPARASKPAEWPDWAAPSLVEYLVQEGIQQPWSHQVEMAQHIAAGRDVVCATGTASGKSLGYQLPILSDLAKPGNSASALYISPTKALAQDQRATIAQMCVECDELSDVVVATYDGDTPPEARRVIRDQAQVIVTNPDMLHASILGNPQVWGRFLRSLKFIVVDECHTYRGVFGAHVSLVLRRLLRLCQMRPVVALASATSVDPAEHARRLTGRADIRAVTEDGSPTGSTTVALWEPGLLPQVEGENGAPVRRAANTEAAEIMGRVIAHGARTLTFTRSRRGAETVAMGAAEQLSSMGRAADAVRVAAYRAGYTAEDRRALEQRLDNGELLGVASTNALELGIDVGGLDCVISSGFPGTIASFRQQAGRAGRRGQSALVMMVGADDPMDTYLVHHPEALLDRPVENTVFDPTNPYVLADHLVCAAAEKPLSDAEVAQWQGEHVVEQLIAAGRLKRRPKGIFANLTVAKDVHAGISIRGGAVKSVAIVESTTGKLLGEVDAGRAVNDVHSGAVYLHQGDTYVVDALDLEANVAWVRADYPEYTTQVVRETDIRVVRTRRTQCLADGVWLADVDVEVSHTVTGYRKRLPGGEILEVVPLDVPPERLFTRAVAYTVDPEVLRSSMGLPEPTWPGALHAAEHAAIGMLPLIATCDRWDIGGVSTVLHHDTGLPTVFVYDGYAGGAGFAERGFEAFSRWMQVTKETVEACECSSGCPSCVQSPKCGNGNEPLFKAGAVEVLTFLADASRASGQV, from the coding sequence ATGACAGCGGTCGAAAACCGGGGATCGAATGCTGGACTAGGCGACGAAGTACTCAGCGAACTGCGACGCGCCCTGACACGCTCTACCTGTACTCACGTAAAACACATTCCCGCGCGCGCATCGAAACCCGCGGAGTGGCCAGATTGGGCGGCGCCGTCGTTGGTGGAGTATCTAGTCCAGGAGGGTATTCAGCAGCCGTGGAGCCACCAGGTGGAGATGGCGCAGCACATCGCGGCTGGCCGGGATGTGGTCTGCGCAACCGGGACGGCTTCCGGAAAGAGTTTGGGTTATCAGCTGCCGATTCTGAGCGACCTAGCGAAGCCGGGGAATTCGGCTAGCGCCTTGTACATCAGCCCGACGAAGGCTTTGGCGCAGGACCAGCGGGCAACGATCGCGCAGATGTGTGTGGAGTGCGACGAATTATCCGATGTGGTGGTGGCGACCTACGACGGCGATACCCCGCCGGAAGCCCGCCGAGTCATTCGCGACCAAGCACAGGTCATCGTAACCAACCCCGACATGCTGCACGCTTCGATCCTGGGGAATCCACAGGTGTGGGGGCGCTTTTTGCGCAGCTTGAAGTTCATCGTCGTCGACGAGTGCCATACGTATCGCGGTGTATTCGGCGCGCACGTTTCGCTAGTGTTGCGGCGACTATTGCGGTTATGCCAGATGCGCCCGGTGGTTGCGCTGGCCAGTGCGACAAGCGTAGATCCGGCGGAACATGCGCGCCGACTGACCGGACGGGCCGATATTCGGGCCGTCACTGAGGATGGCTCCCCCACTGGTTCGACGACGGTAGCCCTGTGGGAGCCGGGGTTGTTGCCACAGGTCGAAGGGGAAAACGGCGCGCCCGTTCGCCGTGCCGCCAATACGGAGGCGGCCGAGATCATGGGGCGCGTTATCGCCCACGGTGCGCGCACGTTGACTTTCACCCGATCGCGACGCGGGGCGGAAACTGTGGCAATGGGGGCGGCGGAGCAATTGTCATCCATGGGCCGGGCGGCCGATGCGGTACGCGTGGCGGCTTATCGCGCGGGCTACACCGCAGAAGATCGGCGCGCACTGGAACAACGGCTAGATAACGGCGAATTGTTGGGCGTGGCTAGTACGAATGCCTTAGAGTTGGGCATCGACGTGGGCGGGTTGGATTGTGTGATCAGTAGTGGTTTCCCGGGCACGATAGCCAGCTTCCGACAGCAAGCCGGGCGGGCAGGGCGGCGCGGCCAGTCCGCGCTGGTCATGATGGTCGGTGCAGACGACCCGATGGATACTTACCTAGTTCACCACCCCGAGGCACTGCTGGACCGCCCGGTGGAAAATACCGTTTTCGACCCCACTAATCCTTATGTCTTGGCCGATCATTTGGTGTGCGCTGCTGCCGAAAAGCCTTTATCCGACGCCGAAGTGGCACAGTGGCAAGGCGAACACGTCGTGGAACAGTTGATCGCAGCCGGGCGACTGAAGCGCCGGCCCAAGGGGATTTTTGCCAACCTTACGGTGGCTAAAGATGTGCACGCGGGCATCTCCATCCGCGGCGGGGCGGTGAAATCGGTAGCCATTGTGGAATCAACGACGGGCAAGCTTCTGGGCGAGGTCGATGCGGGACGGGCCGTCAATGACGTCCACTCGGGTGCCGTGTATTTACACCAGGGCGATACCTATGTGGTCGATGCGCTGGATTTGGAAGCAAACGTGGCATGGGTGCGCGCGGATTACCCGGAGTACACCACGCAGGTGGTGCGGGAGACGGACATTCGGGTTGTCCGTACCCGCCGCACTCAGTGTTTGGCTGATGGGGTGTGGCTGGCAGACGTGGATGTGGAGGTCTCTCACACGGTGACCGGTTACCGGAAACGTCTACCCGGCGGAGAAATCTTGGAAGTTGTTCCATTGGACGTGCCACCGGAGCGGCTGTTTACCCGCGCAGTGGCGTACACGGTGGATCCCGAAGTTTTGCGAAGCAGTATGGGATTACCCGAGCCCACGTGGCCAGGTGCTTTACACGCGGCCGAGCATGCCGCGATTGGAATGCTGCCCCTGATTGCAACGTGTGACCGCTGGGATATCGGCGGGGTGTCTACCGTGCTGCACCACGATACGGGCTTGCCCACTGTGTTCGTCTACGACGGGTATGCCGGTGGCGCCGGGTTCGCTGAACGCGGTTTTGAAGCTTTCAGCCGGTGGATGCAGGTCACGAAGGAAACCGTGGAAGCATGTGAATGCTCCAGCGGGTGCCCCTCCTGCGTGCAGTCCCCCAAGTGCGGCAACGGTAATGAGCCTCTGTTCAAGGCAGGCGCGGTGGAGGTGCTGACATTCCTCGCGGACGCTTCTAGGGCGAGCGGACAGGTGTAG
- a CDS encoding lipase family protein — translation MGNTFASVGSLTLVKTSASNARGLRRPVLSFITATALLSCGVATSVAPAVASTGSAQTLGSVADFTPRSAVKLGKPMHKPAAFPTTPIDSGLQIGSLPATTGQPMNLAPLDARVGLSGASKQYRFSYSTTNQHGRVAPSTAAVFLPQGKMPPGGWPVLAWAHGTVGLGDNCTPSMNPRSERDARYLNHWLSQGYAIIASDYAGQGTDGLMSYLNGKSTAANVVDSVIAARKLEPLQGKLAKRWAVIGQSQGGGAALHVAQRATKASRSAGIDFRGTVATGSPAYIENIVLAGGPTFPPVVLPTGLNVYALYIMAAIREARPDLNVDQILTDEGKQMVTWAEAACYTQMADAVDGTNVARAFKKPVRSIPGIQRALTAHMATATTGYDKPVIVGHGLKDKDVPTPIGLVLNSEMWLNQFTASPRNKRVVVRWYPTDHGGTVYASMKDSTPFLKRIMKH, via the coding sequence ATGGGAAACACTTTTGCTTCGGTAGGTTCTTTGACGTTGGTAAAGACTTCTGCTTCGAATGCACGTGGACTGCGCCGACCAGTCTTATCATTCATCACAGCCACCGCTTTGCTGAGCTGTGGCGTTGCCACCTCGGTTGCACCTGCTGTTGCTAGTACGGGTTCTGCGCAGACCCTGGGCTCAGTAGCGGATTTCACCCCGCGGTCAGCGGTAAAGCTGGGCAAGCCGATGCACAAACCCGCTGCATTCCCCACTACCCCAATTGATAGTGGACTACAGATCGGTTCCCTGCCTGCAACCACCGGCCAGCCCATGAATCTGGCCCCATTGGATGCGCGGGTGGGTTTGAGTGGGGCGTCGAAACAATATAGGTTCTCCTATTCCACGACGAACCAGCACGGCAGGGTAGCGCCCTCGACGGCTGCGGTGTTTCTCCCTCAGGGGAAAATGCCGCCAGGTGGTTGGCCCGTCCTAGCATGGGCGCACGGAACTGTTGGTCTTGGTGATAATTGTACCCCTTCGATGAACCCGCGTTCAGAACGGGACGCGCGCTATCTCAATCATTGGTTATCTCAAGGATATGCGATTATTGCTTCAGATTACGCAGGTCAGGGCACCGATGGGTTGATGAGCTACCTTAACGGCAAATCCACTGCTGCCAATGTGGTGGATTCCGTGATTGCCGCGCGGAAGTTGGAACCCCTACAGGGGAAACTAGCGAAGCGTTGGGCGGTGATCGGGCAATCGCAAGGTGGTGGCGCGGCGCTGCATGTGGCTCAGCGCGCAACGAAGGCCAGCCGGTCGGCCGGTATTGATTTCCGTGGGACGGTCGCCACGGGATCGCCGGCTTATATCGAAAACATTGTTCTGGCTGGCGGGCCGACGTTCCCGCCGGTGGTCTTGCCGACGGGGTTGAATGTTTATGCGCTGTACATCATGGCAGCAATCAGGGAGGCGCGACCGGACCTCAACGTGGATCAGATCCTCACGGACGAGGGCAAGCAGATGGTGACGTGGGCCGAGGCCGCGTGTTATACCCAGATGGCCGACGCGGTTGACGGCACGAATGTGGCACGCGCATTCAAAAAGCCGGTCCGGAGCATCCCGGGGATTCAGCGGGCACTCACAGCTCACATGGCAACAGCCACGACCGGGTATGACAAGCCGGTGATCGTGGGTCACGGACTGAAGGACAAAGACGTACCCACCCCGATCGGCTTGGTACTGAATTCCGAGATGTGGCTGAACCAGTTCACCGCTTCACCACGTAACAAGCGAGTAGTTGTTCGTTGGTATCCGACCGATCACGGTGGAACAGTGTATGCCTCTATGAAGGATTCCACGCCATTCCTCAAAAGAATCATGAAGCATTAA
- a CDS encoding Rv3654c family TadE-like protein, with protein sequence MSTTYGATVILAVLSVVMYVAVGTTDLMARQKATVAADLAALSAATDLLAGGDDPCAVANTIAGLNHASVRECQIEAEFVRVTVTVNQRRSGSASALAGPVG encoded by the coding sequence GTGAGCACCACCTACGGCGCAACGGTGATTCTCGCGGTGCTGAGTGTGGTGATGTACGTGGCCGTGGGTACGACGGATCTTATGGCACGACAGAAAGCGACGGTGGCGGCCGACCTGGCAGCGCTGTCGGCGGCCACCGACCTGTTGGCCGGCGGTGATGATCCGTGTGCGGTTGCCAACACCATTGCGGGGTTAAACCATGCGTCGGTGCGTGAGTGTCAGATCGAAGCCGAATTCGTTCGCGTGACAGTGACCGTAAATCAGCGGCGCAGCGGTTCCGCATCTGCCCTTGCGGGGCCCGTGGGTTAG